CTCGGCCTCGGTCGCCTCGACCGCCGCTCGGATCAGGCGCCGGGTGACCCGGACCGCGGTGGGGGAGTTGCCGGCGATCCGCTCGGCGAGGGCCAGCGCGGCGTCGATCACCTGGTCGGGCGGGACGACCCGGTTCACGAGCCCGACCTGGAAGGCGCGGTCGGCGCTGATCGGCTCCGCGGTCAGGCCGATCTCGAGGGCGAGGGCGAGCGGGACCCGCTTGGCCAGGCGGATCGGGCCCCCGGCGGCGGCGAGCAGGCCGCGGGCGGCCTCAGGCAGGCCGAACACGGCGTCGGCGGCGGCGACGACGAGGTCGCAGGCCAGCACGAGCTCGAAGCCGCCGGCGACGGCGGCGCCGTTCACCGCCGCGATCACCGGCTTCGCGAAGTCCCGCTGGGTGAGGCCGCCGAACCCGCCGCGCCGGGTCATGATCCCGGCGCCCTCCCCGCGGGCGATCACCCGCAGGTCGGCGCCGGCGCAGAAGACGGGACCGTTCCCGGTGATGACCACGGCGGCGACGTCGGGGTCGGGCTCGACGGCGTCGAGCGCGGCCTCGATCGCCGCCGACAGCTCGGGGCTCATGGCGTTGCGGGCCTCGGGCCGGTTCAGGCGGAGCAGCTCGACGGGGCCCCGTCGCTCCCGCTCGAGGATCGGCATGGGAGGTGACGCTACTGGGGGTCGTGGGTCAGTTTGAGTGTCGTACCCCACGAATACCCTGATTCTCGCGAGAGCCGTCGGTCCCTCGGTAGGAGGGGGCGTGGAACTGCCTTCGGGCTGCCGACGTAAAGCCGAATGTACGCGGAGGGTCGAAGTCTGACCCACTGCCCTACTGGGCGCTCGGCGCGACGGCGCCCAGCGGCGCCGGCGCCGGGTGCGCGAGGTCGTCGAGGTCCCGGTCGAACCCGCGGCGGGCCGCGCGCACGACGACGAACGAGGCCGCGAGCAGCGCCGCCGCCCCGGCCGTCGTCGCCGGGAGCCCGACGGCGTCGGCGATCGCGCCCTGGACGATGCTGCCGATCGGGTAGAGCAGGCCGAGCAGCACGAAGAAGACGCTGAGGACCCGCCCGCGCAGCGCCGCCGGGGCGCGCAGCTGGGCGATCGTCGTGAAGCTCGAGAGGCAGCCGAGGTAGAGCGCCCCGACGAAGAAGATCGCGGCCGCGCCTGCGGCGAGCGTGGGTGCGGCCGCGTACGCGAGGAGCGCGAGTGGGAGCACGGCGAG
This genomic window from Acidimicrobiia bacterium contains:
- a CDS encoding enoyl-CoA hydratase-related protein, which codes for MPILERERRGPVELLRLNRPEARNAMSPELSAAIEAALDAVEPDPDVAAVVITGNGPVFCAGADLRVIARGEGAGIMTRRGGFGGLTQRDFAKPVIAAVNGAAVAGGFELVLACDLVVAAADAVFGLPEAARGLLAAAGGPIRLAKRVPLALALEIGLTAEPISADRAFQVGLVNRVVPPDQVIDAALALAERIAGNSPTAVRVTRRLIRAAVEATEAEGWRMTMEAAAEVGASGDGIEGATAFIEKRPPVWRRPP